One segment of Saprospiraceae bacterium DNA contains the following:
- a CDS encoding 3-dehydroquinate synthase — protein sequence MAHQSYLRPMSHIFYLDGCPILLGDLKAHFPAWLRERGYSHLFLVADTNTQELCLPCFLEKTSLQEGFSIEVMPAGERFKNLDTCQRIWLSMLDARLDRRALVINLGGGVVGDLGGFCAATWKRGVDFVQVPTTLLAMTDAAIGGKLGIDFQGVKNTLGVFQNPAAVFVDPAFLKTLPERELRSGLAEIIKHALIGAPSLLGKIMAECVGVTASDALSGDDGWAGVLHASIAVKVRVVQDDPIEKGVRALLNFGHTIGHALESYFLDTAEPLTHGEAIAIGMICESRMGGAVNLEDIIAVNKCFFTHRYIPASAFSALWDLMRQDKKNAAGVVRMTLPGDEPFSMRVVEVRREMMEEGLAFYNSI from the coding sequence ATGGCACATCAATCCTACCTTCGCCCCATGTCGCATATTTTCTATCTTGACGGCTGCCCAATTCTGCTTGGTGACTTGAAAGCGCATTTCCCCGCTTGGCTGCGCGAGCGCGGCTACTCTCACCTTTTTCTCGTTGCCGACACGAACACTCAGGAACTTTGCCTGCCTTGTTTTTTGGAAAAAACCAGCTTGCAGGAAGGATTTTCCATCGAGGTGATGCCCGCTGGCGAGCGTTTCAAAAACCTTGATACTTGCCAGCGCATCTGGCTGTCCATGCTTGATGCTCGGCTCGACCGTCGGGCGCTTGTCATCAATCTTGGTGGCGGGGTCGTCGGCGACCTCGGCGGGTTTTGTGCGGCTACTTGGAAGCGCGGCGTGGATTTCGTGCAGGTGCCGACCACTTTGTTGGCGATGACCGATGCCGCTATTGGCGGCAAACTCGGCATTGATTTTCAGGGCGTGAAAAATACGCTCGGCGTTTTTCAGAACCCCGCCGCTGTATTTGTTGACCCTGCGTTTTTGAAAACTTTGCCCGAACGGGAGTTGCGCAGCGGTTTGGCAGAAATCATCAAACACGCGCTGATTGGCGCACCTTCTTTGTTGGGAAAAATCATGGCAGAATGTGTTGGGGTGACTGCCAGCGACGCATTGTCGGGTGATGATGGGTGGGCTGGTGTGCTGCATGCCTCTATCGCCGTCAAAGTGCGCGTCGTGCAGGACGACCCCATAGAAAAAGGAGTGCGGGCGCTGCTCAATTTCGGCCACACCATCGGCCATGCGCTGGAGAGCTATTTTTTGGACACGGCGGAGCCACTCACTCACGGAGAGGCGATTGCGATTGGGATGATTTGCGAAAGCAGGATGGGGGGCGCCGTAAACTTGGAGGACATCATTGCGGTGAACAAGTGTTTTTTCACGCACCGCTACATTCCGGCATCGGCATTTTCGGCGTTGTGGGATTTGATGCGACAAGACAAAAAAAACGCGGCAGGCGTGGTGCGCATGACTTTGCCGGGCGACGAGCCGTTTTCAATGCGGGTGGTGGAGGTGAGGCGTGAAATGATGGAAGAGGGATTGGCATTTTACAACAGCATCTGA
- a CDS encoding TonB-dependent receptor — protein MKQLTFLIFYLAALGSLSAQNVLKGRVTDENGEPLAGVTVSERGTANGTVTASDGSFSLNYSRVDAVIVFAYTGFATQEVVTDGRSEVNIVMENDDNLLGQIVIIGSRRANRTQTETPVPVDVINVGPAILTTARADITNLLNYAAPSFNYNKQSGADGADHIDLATLRGLGPDQTLVLVNGKRRHQTAFVSVFGTRGRGNSGTDLSAIPVQAIDRVEILRDGASAQYGSDAIAGVMNIILKKNPGQFSADIGVSGHYDNQYNPAFKDNPFGFYEIEDGKKLDGLLYSMGANYGIPVGDKGGVVNLTLNYANQGKTFRQEMDNVLPINTVRRAHGDASMQRFGGMFNAEVPLKENGQLVFYSFGGYHRKESDAYAFTRNFSERPERFPTDGVELIEVPGIIKQDLEGEFFFNPRIRTEVQDISFAAGLNGTFGDDWNWDASNSTGYNNFHFFGNKTFNAGLGAGQTSFDDGGFRFLQNTTNLNFSKLFPYVMEGLNVAFGGEYRYENYQLFAGEEASYLRYGPEIFDIVPIFEGGELIGFDTIYRPAGAQGFPGYQPADEVNANRSCIGVYGDLELDVTNKFLVGLAGRFENYSDFGSTLNGKLALRYKLAPNFNLRGSASTGFRAPSLQQINFSSTFTTVQAGQIAEVKIAPNASTITQAAGISKLKEEKSLNGSVGFSWKPTRALTLTLDGYWVQVKDRVVLSGQFGADDPSLNPNFTGALQSLNVSYAQFFANAVNTTNKGIDIVLDYNTPIGNGNFRGLLTANFQDMTIDKINVPSQLIGNSETFLSDREQAFILASAPNTKVAANFEYSRGRLTLGTRFTYFGKVTLLGYGEDGLGINPMVPTDSDPNEFVADKYIYGGKLVPDVYAGWKFNKNFTLHVGVDNFANVHPDLGFVPIASGWAFNNETGGPWDAVQMGGNGLRAFTRLSVNF, from the coding sequence ATGAAGCAACTCACATTCCTCATTTTCTACCTCGCCGCATTGGGCAGTCTCTCCGCCCAAAACGTGCTCAAAGGCCGCGTGACCGACGAAAACGGCGAGCCTTTGGCAGGTGTCACCGTCAGCGAACGCGGCACCGCCAACGGAACCGTGACCGCCTCCGATGGTTCTTTCTCCCTGAACTACAGCCGCGTGGATGCCGTCATCGTGTTTGCCTACACCGGATTTGCCACCCAAGAAGTCGTCACCGATGGCCGCTCCGAAGTCAATATCGTGATGGAAAACGATGATAATTTATTGGGCCAAATTGTCATCATCGGCTCGCGTCGAGCCAACCGAACCCAGACAGAAACCCCTGTCCCGGTGGATGTCATCAACGTCGGGCCAGCCATCCTGACCACCGCACGAGCCGATATCACCAACTTGCTCAACTACGCGGCCCCATCGTTCAACTACAACAAACAAAGCGGCGCGGACGGCGCAGACCACATTGATTTGGCTACCCTGCGAGGGCTTGGCCCCGACCAAACCCTCGTGCTGGTGAATGGCAAACGCCGCCACCAAACCGCTTTCGTGTCAGTGTTTGGCACCCGCGGGCGCGGCAACAGCGGCACCGACCTCAGCGCCATTCCGGTGCAGGCCATTGACCGCGTGGAAATCCTGCGCGACGGCGCTTCCGCCCAGTATGGCTCCGATGCCATAGCGGGCGTGATGAATATCATTCTGAAAAAAAATCCGGGACAGTTCAGCGCCGACATCGGCGTGTCGGGGCACTACGACAACCAGTACAACCCCGCCTTTAAAGACAATCCTTTTGGCTTTTACGAAATAGAGGACGGCAAAAAACTCGATGGCCTGCTCTATAGCATGGGTGCCAACTACGGCATACCCGTGGGCGACAAAGGCGGCGTGGTCAACCTGACGCTCAACTACGCCAATCAAGGCAAAACCTTCCGCCAAGAAATGGACAACGTGTTGCCCATCAACACCGTGCGCCGGGCGCATGGCGATGCTTCCATGCAGCGTTTTGGCGGAATGTTCAATGCCGAAGTGCCGCTAAAAGAGAACGGCCAATTGGTCTTCTACTCGTTCGGCGGATACCACCGCAAGGAGTCGGATGCGTATGCTTTCACGCGCAATTTTTCCGAGCGCCCCGAACGTTTCCCCACCGACGGCGTAGAGTTGATAGAAGTGCCCGGCATCATCAAACAAGACTTGGAAGGGGAGTTTTTTTTCAATCCGCGCATTCGCACCGAAGTGCAGGACATCTCTTTTGCCGCTGGCCTCAACGGTACCTTCGGCGACGACTGGAACTGGGACGCAAGCAACTCGACAGGCTACAACAACTTTCATTTTTTTGGAAACAAAACCTTCAACGCTGGCTTGGGCGCAGGCCAAACCAGCTTCGACGACGGTGGGTTCAGGTTCCTACAAAACACCACCAACCTGAATTTCAGCAAACTTTTCCCCTACGTCATGGAAGGCCTGAACGTCGCGTTTGGCGGTGAGTACCGCTACGAAAACTACCAACTTTTCGCAGGCGAGGAAGCTTCCTATCTGCGCTACGGCCCCGAAATTTTTGACATAGTGCCCATCTTCGAGGGCGGCGAGCTCATCGGCTTCGACACCATCTATCGCCCTGCCGGAGCACAAGGCTTCCCCGGCTACCAACCCGCCGACGAGGTGAATGCCAACCGCTCCTGCATCGGCGTTTATGGAGACTTGGAATTGGACGTGACCAATAAATTCTTGGTGGGACTGGCTGGCCGTTTTGAAAATTACAGCGACTTCGGTTCCACGCTCAATGGCAAATTGGCCTTGCGCTACAAACTCGCCCCCAACTTCAATCTGCGCGGCTCGGCCAGCACAGGCTTCCGCGCACCGTCGTTGCAACAAATCAATTTCAGCAGCACCTTCACCACCGTGCAGGCAGGTCAAATCGCCGAAGTCAAAATCGCGCCGAATGCCAGCACCATCACACAAGCCGCAGGCATCTCCAAACTAAAGGAAGAAAAATCGCTCAACGGCAGCGTGGGATTTTCGTGGAAACCCACCCGCGCACTGACACTGACCCTTGACGGCTATTGGGTTCAGGTGAAAGACCGCGTGGTGCTTTCGGGACAGTTCGGTGCCGACGACCCCTCGCTCAACCCGAACTTTACTGGCGCTTTGCAAAGCCTGAACGTCAGCTATGCGCAGTTTTTTGCCAACGCGGTGAACACCACCAACAAGGGCATTGACATCGTGTTGGACTACAACACGCCCATTGGCAATGGCAACTTCCGAGGATTGCTCACGGCTAATTTTCAGGACATGACCATTGACAAAATCAATGTGCCAAGTCAATTGATTGGCAACAGCGAAACCTTCCTGAGCGACCGCGAACAAGCCTTCATCCTCGCATCGGCACCCAACACAAAAGTGGCTGCCAACTTTGAATACAGCCGGGGCCGGCTCACACTCGGCACTCGCTTCACTTATTTTGGAAAAGTCACCCTGCTCGGCTATGGTGAAGACGGGCTTGGCATCAACCCAATGGTGCCCACCGACAGCGACCCCAATGAGTTTGTGGCTGACAAATACATCTATGGCGGCAAACTGGTGCCAGACGTGTATGCGGGTTGGAAATTCAACAAAAATTTCACGCTGCACGTCGGCGTGGACAACTTCGCCAACGTGCATCCCGATTTGGGCTTTGTGCCGATTGCCAGCGGCTGGGCATTCAACAACGAGACCGGAGGCCCCTGGGATGCGGTGCAAATGGGCGGCAACGGGCTGCGAGCGTTCACGCGCTTGTCGGTGAATTTCTAA
- a CDS encoding NAD-dependent deacylase: MKKIVVLTGAGISAESGIKTFRDSDGLWENRRIEDVATPEAWAINPALVLDFYNQRRAQLLGVQPNDGHKALVDLEKNYDVHIVTQNVDDLHERAGSTQVLHLHGELRKVRSERHPDLVFQWDKDLHLGDQCPRGAQLRPHIVWFGEAVPMLEPAAGLASEADIFIIVGTSLQVYPAASLMIYASPHIPFYYVDPRPQVNFELSRMPNLTIVAEPASTGVRKVVSQLLDA, translated from the coding sequence ATGAAGAAAATAGTCGTTCTCACGGGTGCTGGCATCTCCGCCGAGAGCGGCATCAAAACTTTCCGCGATTCAGATGGTCTTTGGGAGAATCGCCGCATCGAGGATGTGGCCACGCCTGAGGCATGGGCCATCAACCCCGCGCTGGTGCTTGATTTCTACAACCAACGCCGCGCTCAGCTCCTTGGGGTGCAACCCAACGACGGGCACAAGGCGCTCGTGGATTTGGAGAAAAACTACGACGTGCATATCGTGACCCAAAATGTGGACGACTTGCACGAACGCGCTGGCAGCACCCAAGTGCTGCACTTGCACGGCGAATTGCGCAAGGTTCGTTCGGAGCGCCACCCCGACCTCGTTTTTCAATGGGATAAGGACTTGCATCTAGGCGACCAATGCCCGCGCGGTGCCCAATTGCGCCCCCACATTGTGTGGTTTGGCGAGGCGGTGCCCATGCTGGAACCAGCAGCGGGATTAGCCTCCGAGGCCGACATTTTTATCATAGTCGGCACTTCTTTGCAAGTCTATCCCGCTGCCAGTCTGATGATTTATGCCAGCCCGCACATCCCTTTCTACTATGTGGACCCGCGTCCGCAGGTCAACTTCGAATTGTCGCGGATGCCCAACCTGACCATTGTGGCCGAGCCTGCCTCCACAGGGGTGAGGAAGGTGGTGAGCCAGCTGTTGGACGCTTAG
- a CDS encoding sodium:solute symporter, protein MHTLDWIVLVGTLMFIVVYGIWRSRNVGTSENFLAGKRDLPWWTIGLSVMATQASAITFLSTPGQGFADGMQFVQYYFGMPIAMIFLCVFVLPVYYRLRVTTAYEYLEQRFDLRMRTLTAVLFLIQRGMAAAISIYAPSIILSVVFGWNLMFTNFLMAVFVVIYTTSGGSTAVSRTQELQMTIMLSGLVLAFVLVLQKLPEGIGMAEAWQIAGATGKTQVVDWSFDWSNRYNVWSGILGATFLFLSYFGTDQSQVGRYLSGKSLRETRFGLLFNGFVKIPMQFLVLSVGVMVFVFYQFNSQPLHFKQEHRAWVSDSDYETSFRRLEQANDSLFAEKQSVLDGLNEAIQRGDEQARSAHEEMLRQLEKSRESLRFQAKELIYRADKKGDPGLDSLKTSKPQKYAQELNTKYKDTDYVFINFILRNIPVGIIGLMIAVIFCASWSSTASELSALTATSVSDIYRRSFAPGRDDHHYFRVSKWATVLWGGIITVFAIYFDLFDNLIQAVNMVGSLFYGTILGIFFTAFFLKKVGGQAVFWAAVATQAVIAYLFFGVSKDPFLWYNPLGCGLVMGLSWILQHTLFKK, encoded by the coding sequence ATGCACACGCTCGATTGGATTGTTTTGGTCGGCACTTTGATGTTTATCGTGGTTTACGGTATTTGGAGAAGCCGCAACGTTGGAACCAGTGAAAATTTTTTGGCCGGAAAACGCGACCTGCCATGGTGGACCATCGGTCTAAGCGTCATGGCGACGCAGGCCAGCGCGATTACCTTCCTCAGCACGCCGGGGCAGGGCTTCGCGGACGGGATGCAATTCGTGCAGTATTATTTCGGCATGCCGATAGCGATGATTTTCCTGTGCGTGTTCGTGTTGCCAGTCTATTATCGCTTGCGGGTGACGACCGCCTATGAGTATTTGGAGCAGCGATTCGACCTGCGCATGCGCACGCTCACGGCGGTGCTGTTCCTCATTCAGCGCGGCATGGCGGCTGCCATCAGTATCTACGCACCGAGCATTATCCTAAGCGTGGTGTTTGGGTGGAACCTAATGTTCACCAACTTCCTGATGGCGGTTTTTGTGGTGATTTACACCACTTCGGGCGGTAGCACCGCCGTGAGCCGCACGCAGGAGCTGCAAATGACCATCATGCTCAGTGGCCTCGTGCTGGCTTTTGTGTTGGTGTTGCAGAAATTGCCCGAGGGAATCGGGATGGCGGAGGCGTGGCAAATAGCTGGCGCGACAGGCAAGACACAGGTGGTGGATTGGTCGTTCGATTGGAGCAACCGCTACAATGTCTGGTCGGGCATACTCGGTGCCACGTTTCTTTTCCTGTCCTATTTCGGCACCGACCAAAGCCAAGTGGGGCGCTATCTGTCGGGCAAGTCGCTGCGGGAGACGCGGTTTGGGTTGCTGTTCAATGGTTTTGTGAAAATCCCGATGCAGTTCCTCGTGTTGTCGGTGGGGGTGATGGTGTTTGTGTTCTACCAATTCAACAGCCAGCCGCTGCATTTCAAACAAGAGCATCGCGCGTGGGTGAGCGACAGCGATTATGAAACATCGTTTCGGAGATTGGAACAAGCGAACGACAGCCTTTTTGCCGAAAAACAATCGGTCTTGGACGGGCTGAACGAAGCTATTCAGCGCGGCGACGAACAGGCTCGCTCTGCCCACGAGGAGATGCTGAGGCAACTCGAAAAATCGCGCGAATCGCTGCGTTTCCAAGCCAAAGAACTCATCTACCGCGCCGATAAAAAAGGCGACCCCGGTCTGGATTCGTTGAAAACAAGCAAGCCCCAGAAATACGCCCAAGAACTGAACACCAAGTACAAAGACACCGACTATGTGTTCATCAATTTTATCCTGAGAAACATCCCGGTCGGTATCATAGGGTTGATGATTGCGGTGATTTTTTGTGCGTCGTGGAGCTCGACGGCCTCCGAACTCAGCGCCCTGACGGCCACCAGTGTTTCCGACATTTATCGGCGCTCCTTCGCGCCGGGGCGCGACGACCACCACTATTTCCGGGTGTCGAAATGGGCGACGGTGCTTTGGGGCGGCATCATCACTGTTTTTGCCATTTATTTCGACTTGTTCGACAATCTGATTCAGGCGGTGAACATGGTCGGCTCGCTGTTTTACGGCACGATTCTTGGCATTTTTTTCACGGCTTTTTTCTTGAAAAAAGTCGGTGGGCAGGCGGTTTTTTGGGCGGCGGTGGCGACGCAGGCAGTGATTGCCTACTTGTTTTTCGGCGTGAGCAAAGACCCGTTTTTGTGGTACAATCCTTTGGGCTGCGGGTTGGTGATGGGCTTGAGTTGGATTTTGCAGCACACCTTGTTTAAGAAGTAG
- a CDS encoding DUF4403 family protein, whose product MTAKTGFSLLAIILLLPFCKSSKITNAPKPPEDYSPANEQPLVSNIVVPVSVAVRDIALSLNRSLTGKALYEDLSYTDNGNDGLMLTIWKAQDISLFLSGNTIKYRVPLKLWMKKSLLVADAEAEAELALNMKTTFSIKEDWSLSTSTDVEYHEWLSKPKLKTGMGNISIETLANLALNQSKKTISQSLDRMVSQQISLKPYIQEVWSAIQEPILLDSTYRMWVKTTPTGIAMTPITTFNDVIRTKIAINCINEVTFGEKPRFRENSNLPNLLYITDANDEFHVRVATDVPFPEAERLAKGMMVGQVFESGKNKVKVEDIKLWGNNDRLVVNSKLSGSFNGNIYFIGRPEYNPQKNQIEVKDLDYHIDTRNFLHRTASWLFQGTIKNQMKKAMTFPLDEDINYLKTSVQETLNHYELSPGVLLTGVLDSVMVENTRVTPTSIRVSLFSKGRVNVDVKGL is encoded by the coding sequence ATGACGGCAAAAACCGGCTTCAGTCTTTTAGCCATTATCCTTTTATTGCCCTTTTGCAAATCCTCCAAAATCACCAATGCCCCCAAGCCGCCAGAAGACTACAGCCCTGCCAATGAGCAGCCGCTCGTCTCCAACATCGTCGTCCCGGTCAGTGTCGCGGTGCGCGACATCGCGCTCAGCCTCAACCGCAGCCTCACGGGCAAGGCACTCTACGAAGACCTGTCTTATACCGACAATGGCAACGACGGCCTGATGCTCACCATCTGGAAAGCGCAGGACATCTCCCTGTTTTTGAGCGGCAACACCATCAAATACCGCGTGCCGCTCAAACTTTGGATGAAAAAAAGCCTGCTCGTGGCAGATGCAGAAGCAGAAGCCGAGCTGGCGCTCAACATGAAAACCACGTTTAGCATCAAGGAGGACTGGTCGCTTTCTACTTCCACCGACGTGGAATACCACGAGTGGCTCTCAAAGCCAAAACTGAAAACCGGGATGGGCAACATCAGCATCGAGACCCTAGCCAACCTCGCGCTCAACCAAAGCAAAAAGACCATCAGCCAGTCGCTCGACCGAATGGTGAGCCAGCAAATCTCGCTCAAACCATACATACAAGAGGTCTGGTCGGCCATCCAAGAGCCTATCTTGCTCGATTCCACTTACCGTATGTGGGTAAAAACCACCCCCACAGGCATCGCCATGACCCCCATCACCACCTTCAACGATGTCATCCGCACTAAAATCGCCATCAACTGCATCAACGAGGTCACATTTGGCGAAAAACCGCGCTTCCGCGAAAACTCCAATTTGCCCAACCTACTATACATCACCGATGCCAACGACGAGTTTCATGTGCGCGTGGCCACCGATGTGCCTTTCCCGGAAGCCGAGCGTTTGGCCAAAGGCATGATGGTGGGCCAAGTGTTCGAGTCGGGCAAAAACAAGGTGAAAGTGGAAGACATCAAGCTCTGGGGCAACAACGACCGCTTGGTGGTCAACTCAAAACTCAGCGGCTCCTTCAACGGCAATATCTACTTCATCGGCAGGCCGGAATACAACCCACAAAAGAACCAGATTGAGGTGAAAGACCTTGACTACCACATTGATACCCGCAATTTCCTGCATCGAACGGCCTCGTGGCTCTTTCAAGGCACCATCAAAAATCAAATGAAAAAGGCCATGACCTTCCCCTTGGACGAAGACATCAATTATCTGAAAACCTCCGTGCAAGAGACGCTCAACCACTACGAACTCTCGCCGGGGGTTTTGCTCACAGGTGTCTTGGACTCTGTGATGGTGGAAAACACCCGCGTCACGCCGACGAGCATTCGGGTCAGCCTTTTCTCAAAGGGCAGGGTCAACGTGGATGTCAAGGGCCTGTGA
- a CDS encoding OmpA family protein — translation MKIWSNILLATLLPCNGFSQQPSSQNIVPNPSFERYSNAPIGWSYNGAFFGHVMKYWFSATTTSPDVYGPDVVVPRDWADKGFGDQKPRTGKSMAGLTLYGCKNGKPHCREYIEIQLAEPLVMGQTYLVEFWVAQLERSLQINNIGAYFSEKRIEKRAEEFVFAEPHVSAKDIVEAPGGKWVKVSGTFVADKEYDYLLLGNFKDDDKTQAKAHRDDCFNYAYYYLDDVLVKKIPPFITVPVKPDDLTKQKLEPGKPITLKNIYFEFDKDELMPRSYVELNKLLQIMQEHPNMVIEIIGHTDSIGDDDYNKFLSRCRAKSVVIFLLENKIKPGRLRYRGAGKHQPIATNDTEEGRAQNRRVEFVVVRK, via the coding sequence ATGAAAATTTGGTCAAACATACTACTTGCAACGCTTTTGCCTTGCAACGGCTTTTCACAGCAGCCCTCATCGCAAAATATCGTGCCAAACCCAAGCTTCGAGCGATACAGCAACGCTCCCATCGGGTGGTCATACAACGGTGCTTTTTTTGGGCACGTCATGAAGTATTGGTTCAGCGCCACCACCACCAGCCCCGACGTGTATGGCCCCGATGTGGTGGTGCCCCGTGATTGGGCCGACAAGGGCTTCGGCGACCAAAAGCCGCGCACGGGGAAAAGCATGGCGGGGCTTACGCTCTACGGCTGCAAAAACGGCAAGCCGCACTGCCGCGAATATATCGAGATACAGCTGGCCGAACCGCTTGTGATGGGGCAAACCTATCTGGTGGAATTCTGGGTGGCGCAACTGGAGCGTTCGCTTCAAATCAACAATATCGGAGCCTATTTTTCGGAAAAACGCATCGAAAAGCGGGCGGAGGAGTTTGTCTTTGCCGAGCCACACGTCAGCGCAAAAGACATCGTGGAGGCTCCAGGTGGCAAATGGGTGAAAGTGAGCGGCACTTTTGTGGCCGACAAAGAGTACGACTATTTGCTGCTCGGCAATTTTAAGGACGACGACAAGACGCAGGCTAAGGCGCACCGCGACGATTGTTTCAACTACGCCTACTACTACTTAGACGATGTGTTGGTGAAAAAAATACCTCCCTTCATCACGGTGCCTGTGAAACCCGATGACTTGACCAAGCAAAAATTGGAACCCGGCAAGCCCATCACGCTGAAAAACATCTACTTCGAATTTGACAAAGACGAACTGATGCCGCGCTCTTATGTGGAGCTCAACAAGTTGTTGCAAATCATGCAGGAACACCCCAATATGGTCATCGAAATAATCGGTCACACCGATAGCATCGGCGACGACGACTACAACAAGTTTCTCTCTCGCTGTCGTGCCAAATCGGTCGTCATCTTTTTGCTCGAAAACAAAATCAAGCCGGGGCGACTGCGTTATCGGGGCGCTGGCAAACATCAGCCTATCGCCACCAACGACACCGAAGAAGGCCGGGCGCAAAACCGACGCGTGGAATTCGTGGTGGTGCGCAAGTGA